Proteins encoded within one genomic window of Vanrija pseudolonga chromosome 3, complete sequence:
- the YPR089W gene encoding Dilute domain-containing protein — protein sequence MVTASSSGSSSQPRMYAVEHADVELVSWLAELRGAEATTLDAEVAALKDDDGWGIVGMAIQASCGQPDREETVRVVVARWGVNAGPNRGRDKHRWTPLHLAALLSSPHIVSVLLNRGADPAATTDVGLTPYDLIVEMEGRESLVLLLDPCPVPLRDGDVDDERERPRSSKPVSAERRALLERRRVRLATRAARAERRAGRARIAAERERWVRERAKIIGVDPNFIYPPDAAPKKKDETGILDEEEDEDESMLTDDEGDDPPAVAEHLVFSRFQLDTIYEIFINNYRPTCQPVEKRSLPANALFLYMRFAYYQCDIEWLEELYEGAIERVESGVYGNGDDLAFLAFWEYNLTLLLYLVRSDPELCQACEHLSLLSMTEELIGAIHVFIIRIAERKIDDIMDQAMLDFESLEDFDDVRFADEWNLFRSPFGAKKKDAKSTLGSTVFNVPDSSDGRVDLDWAHRRSHSKGQRSLTRQSISDLKAAANSAKADAKEAIANGIASAQAVFGDRPNPRRISDILNCVIVILQLYEVNPAFIVQVFSQVFYWISSELFNRIITRKKYLCRTKALQIRMNITALEDFTRNNGLPPAIASRHLEPVMQLLQWLQFSSQINQFDTLIATVQGLRRLNPLQMRRAVQNYRFEVNEPHMADDCMQYLLQLQRDWDRRRMNIGVKQLQSQRGQGTDDATGSSEMSIDDLFDDGIALSDWIPQTAPESLGELLDSRFMLPFLVPTAVEHLLATPPRDATYRSLVSELALLPDGSVATRPMSRASHSSSRPLGWKAPKDHVVRELPEDFFNWLKIRQSEVQPRFRSHHSRQAASPEKQRVKELPAEKAAAPPPPAPASGPVAAIQRVLDPLKTVVAPSLAPLTEDQEVTPLATERRPVAVLGEKPLPPQPTQPLYDTPFDSPPGSFHTPPPKSTVPAPVARIATEELQFQDRDKTLSPESIELQVRNALSGDTPNGGIPGHYELARHRRARSNGSISSTVSTGSSGSPTAEKKKWWKVGRKPSEESFDMTVRRKREDTAETLVPERGERESTPTASAGPNGMTRSGSGQWTTSEGWR from the exons ATggtgacggcgtcgagctcgggctcgagctcgcagCCAAGGAT GTatgccgtcgagcacgctgacgtcgagctcgtgtcCTGGCTCGCtgagctgcgcggcgccgag GCCAccaccctcgacgccgaggtcgctgcgctcaaagacgacgacgggtggGGCATTGTCGGCATGGCGATCCAGGCGTCGTGCGGCCAGCCCGACCGCGAAGAGAcggtgcgcgtcgtcgtcgcccggTGGGGCGTAAACGCCGGCCCTAATCGCGGGCGGGACAAGCACCGGTGGACGCCGCTCCatctcgccgcgctgctgtccTCGCCGCACATCGTCTCGGTGCTGCTCAATCGCGGGGCAGACCCCGCAGCCACCACTGACGTGGGGTTAACGCCGTACGACCTCATCGTGGAGATGGAGGGACGCGAGAGCTTGGTGCTCTTACTGGACCCGTGTCCCGTGCcactgcgcgacggcgacgtggacgacgagcgggaGCGGCCGCGGAGCAGCAAGCCtgtcagcgccgagcgccgcgcgttGCTCGAACGCAGAAGAGTGCGCCTCGCGACGCGGgccgcccgtgccgagcgccgcgccggccgcgcccgcatcgccgccgagcgcgagcgctggGTGCGTGAGCGCGCTAAGATTATTGGGGTCGACCCGAACTTTATCTacccgcccgacgcggcgccgaagaagaaggacgagaCGGGGATTCTGGACGAAGAGGAAGATGAGGACGAGTCGATGCTtaccgacgacgagggcgacgacccgcccgccgttgccgagcacctcgtctTCTCGCGCTTTCAGCTGGATACGATATACGAGATCTTCATCAACAACTACCGCCCGACGTGCCAGCCGGTCGAGAAACGCAGCCTCCCGGCCAACGCACTGTTCCTGTACATGCGCTTCGCTTACTACCAGTGCGACATTGAGTGGCTGGAGGAGCTGTACGAGGGCGCTATTGAGCGGGTGGAGAGTGGCGTCTAT GGAAACGGTGACgacctcgccttcctcgccttctggGAGTACAACTTGACGCTCCTGCTCTACCTTGTTCGCTCGGACCCCGAGCTGTGCCAGGCATGCGAGCACCTCAGCCTGCTGAGCATGACCGAGGAGCTGATCGGGGCGATTCATG TGTTCATCATCCGCATTGCCGAGCGCAAAATCGACGACATCATGGACCAGGCCATGCTCGACTTTGAGTCGCTGGAAGACTTTGACGACGTGCGCTTTGCCGACGAGTGGAACCTCTTCCGGTCGCCCTTTGGtgccaagaagaaggacgcaAAGTCGACCTTAGGCTCGACCGTCTTCAACGTCCCCGACAGCTCGGACGGGCGCGTGGACCTCGATTGGGCTCACCGCCGCTCGCATTCCAAGGGCCAGAGGTCACTCACCCGCCAGTCGATCTCCGACCTCAAAGCCGCGGCCAACAGCGCCAAGGCTGACGCAAAAGAGGCCATCGCCAACGGCATCGCCAGCGCCCAGGCCGTGTTTGGCGACAGGCCCAACCCAAGAAGAATATCCGACATTCTCAACTGCGTGATTGTCATCCTGCAGCTGTACGAAGTCAACCCGGCATTCATTGTCCAGGTCTTCTCGCAGGTGTTCTACTGGATCTCGAGCGAGCTCTTCAACCGCATCATCACCCGCAAAAAGTACCTTTGCCGCACAAAAGCCCTCCAGATCCGCATGAACATCACTGCGCTGGAGGACTTTACTCGCAACAATGGCCTCCCACCAGCAATCGCGTCCAGGCACTTGGAGCCGGTGATGCAGCTTCTGCAGTGGCTCCAATTCTCGTCACAGATCAACCAGTTTGACACGTTGATCGCGACAGTCCAGGGGCTGCGCCGCCTCAATCCGTTACAGATGCGACGAGCGGTTCAAAACTACCGGTTTGAGGTCAATGAGCCCCACATGGCCGACGACTGCATGCAGTACCTCCTGCAGTTGCAACGGGACTGGGACCGCCGACGGATGAACATTGGCGTCAAGCAGCTCCAGTCACAGCGCGGTCagggcaccgacgacgcgacgggCAGCTCGGAAATGTCCATCGATGACCTGTTTGACGACGGCATCGCTTTGTCCGATTGGATTCCACAGACGGCACCAGAGTCGCTCGGggagctgctcgacagcCGTTTCATGCTCCCATTTTTGGTGCCCACTGCGGTCGAGCACCTCCTGGCGACTCCACCTCGGGACGCCACGTACCGCAGCTTGGTGTCCGAGCTCGCACTCCTTCCTGATGGGTCGGTTGCCACCAGGCCAATGTCACGCGCGAGTCACTCTTCTTCGAGGCCATTGGGCTGGAAAGCACCCAAGGACCACGTTGTGCGCGAGCTCCCGGAGGACTTCTTCAACTGGCTCAAGATCAGACAGAGTGAGGTGCAGCCGCGCTTCCGGTCTCACCATAGCCGCCAGGCGGCTTCGCCAGAAAAGCAGCGGGTAAAGGAGTTGCCAGCAGAGAaggcggctgcgccgccgccgccggctcctGCATCGGGGCCTGTGGCGGCGATTCAGCGTGTTCTTGATCCACTCAAGACCGtggtcgcgccgtcgctTGCCCCTTTGACCGAGGACCAGGAGGTGACGCCGCTGGCCACCGAGCGACGACCAgttgccgtcctcggcgagaaACCACTTCCTCCTCAGCCTACCCAGCCGCTGTATGACACGCCGTTCGACTCTCCTCCAGGCAGCTTCCATACCCCTCCTCCCAAGTCGACCGTCCCTGCTCCTGTTGCACGCATCGCCACCGAAGAGCTACAGTTCCAGGACCGCGACAAGACCTTGAGCCCCGAGAGCATCGAGTTACAGGTCCGGAACGCGCTGTCTGGAGACACGCCGAATGGTGGCATCCCTGGGCACTATGAGCTCGCACGCCACCGGCGTGCGCGCAGCAATGGCTCGATATCGTCGACGGTCAGCACGGGATCGTCGgggtcgccgacggcggagaagaagaagtggTGGAAGGTTGGGCGCAAGCCGTCCGAGGAGAGCTTTGACATGACTGTGCGGAGGAAGCGCGAGGACACCGCCGAGACGCTCGTACCCGAGCGAGGAGAGCGCGAGTCCACCCCCACGGCGTCTGCTGGACCGAACGGAATGACAAGATCGGGGTCTGGGCAGTGGACAACGTCGGAGGGCTGGCGTTGA
- the SET2 gene encoding Histone-lysine N-methyltransferase, H3 lysine-36 specific yields MSEIKDEIKDEAPSPADAARAVKLEAASSGSAASRERPPTPPLPESSRSGSPVKRSRSASPPEFRWGTESPEPERKPLPPLELDDEEDHKPGESSRQASSSAVSTPGGGGRGGRRRERTPPPPPRLIDDLPDAWDDAHATFEDLERCVYERKDLGLSREQDEMMVCDCVYDPACGPDSGCINRAIFIECLAGECRAGKHCQNQRVDIVQTEKKGFGLRAATFIPAGALIYEYIGEVVIEKTFRKRMADYAEEGIKHFYFMMLQKEEYIDATKKGGIGRFANHSCNPNCEVQKWVVGRRMRMGIFTKRDVLKGEEVTFNYNVDRYGHEAQICYCGEPNCVGFIGGKTQTDVGGIDDLFLDALGILDEVVAQGMKGSRKKKARQLDEDYVPVLHPMQENDVPKVAAAMRQSMENPRMMGRLLERVKMTDEPVVQRQLMRMHGFSLMTMILTDMADNRDIVLLALESMDRWKLTIRNKVEDSNIQEPVKILSEGSDAELAGIAKHLLEYWSGIELSYKIPRVHKIASLDTDDSLYTTIIAEPDAVTYPRHVAMDDLVNTATIRFEVAPVRRGPPPPIRHRPPPPPPPRAPPPSTAASNKSKLEAIIAMAQQSQFMTVSAPSSDKSPASAGWGSGRDVGESSEPRKRQKTSHRSAAEDEARKEKRLAKLVGEVVVRSMSKYKEQMEHETFKRYAKECTMILVDKEKRGHSYTAHRHPSLSEEKKAKIKAFTKEYAHKVLKKLKAKGKLKDPRKTESSSQTHWSPAKNDSTPSATPGKSASTPSGSLTQDTPRGGSQILDEMFGVDDNDDDYANGHGDGDDSMDVDSDRPITPAASSPMSTPASATFAPAKAVVVERASGPFLPSRAASGPIVLDRVDRVSLSGSQRQS; encoded by the exons ATGTCTGAGATCAAAgacgagatcaaggacgAAGCGCCTTctcccgccgacgcggcgcgggccgtcaagctcgaggccgcgtcgagcggcagCGCAGCAAGTCGCGAGAGaccgcccacgccgccgcttcccGAGTCGTCGCGGTCCGGCTCGCCCGTCAAGCGGTCGCGAtcagcctcgccgcccgagtTTCGCTGGGGCACCGAgtcgcccgagcccgagcgaAAACCTCTCCCTCCGCTCGAGctagacgacgaggaggaccacAAGCCTGGCGAGTCGAGCCGCcaggcgagctcgagcgccgtgagcacgccaggcggcggcgggcgcggcggacggcggcgcgaacgcaccccgcccccgccgccgcggctgaTCGACGATCTGCCCGACGCGTgggacgacgcgcacgcgacgttcgaggacctcgagcgcTGCGTGTACGAGCGCAAAGACCTCGGCCTGAGCCGCGAACAGGACGAGATGATGGTCTGCGACTGTGTTTATGATCCCG CATGCGGGCCTGACTCGGGATGCATCAACCGCGCAATCTTTATAGAGTGTCTGGCGGGCGAGTGTCGCGCAGGCAAGCACTGCCAGAACCAGAG GGTGGACATTGTGCAGACGGAGAAGAAGGGTTTCGGGTTGCGCGCAGCAACATTTATACCAGC CGGCGCACTCATCTACGAGTACATCGGCGAAGTGGTCATTGAGAAGACGTTCCGCAAGCGCATGGCGGACTACGCAGAGGAGGGCATCAAGCACTTCTACTTTATGATGCTCCAGAAGGAGGAGTACATCGACGCGACCAAGAAGGGCGGCATCGGGCGCTTTGCAAACCACTCGTGCAACCCCAACTGTGAGGTGCAGAAGTGGGTCGTGGGCCGCCGTATGCGCATGGGCATCTTCACAAAGCGGGACGTGCTAaagggggaggaggtgacCTTCAACTACAATGTTGACCGCTATGG CCACGAGGCGCAAATATGCTACTGCGGCGAGCCCAACTGTGTTGGGTTTATCGGTGGCAAGACGCAGACAgacgtcggcggcatcgacgacCTCTTCCTCGATG CCCTCGGTATTCTCGACGAGGTTGTGGCACAGGGCATGAAGGGCAGTcggaagaagaaggccaggCAACTGGACGAGGACTACGTG CCCGTCCTGCATCCCATGCAGGAGAACGACGTGCCCAAGGTCGCTGCGGCGATGCGGCAGTCGATGGAGAACCCGCGCATGATgggccgcctgctcgagcgtgTCAAG atGACCGACGAACCCGTGGTCCAGCGACAGCTGATGCGGATGCACGGCTTCAGTCTCATGACCATGATTCTCACCGACATGGCCGACAATCGCGACATTGTCCTCCTCGCACTGGAGAGCATGGATCGCTGGAAGTTGACGATCCGCAACAAGGTCGAGGACTCGAACATCCAGGAGCCTGTCAAGATCTtgagcgagggcagcgacgccgagctggctggcATCGCCAAGCACCTGCTCGAGTACTGGTCGGGCATTGAGCTGTCGTACAAGATCCCGCGTGTACACAAGATTGCTTCT ctcgacacggacgactCGCTGTACACCACGATTAttgccgagcccgacgctgTGACCTACCCCCGCCATGTGGCAATGGACGATCTCGTCAACACGGCGACAATCCGATTCGAGGTTGCCCCTGTCCGTCGTGGACCGCCACCGCCAATACGGCACCGTccgccacccccaccaccgccaaggGCGCCACCTCCATCCACTGCAGCGAGCAACAagtccaagctcgaggccatcatTGCCATGGCGCAGCAGTCGCAGTTCATGACAGtatcggcgccgtcgtcggacaAGTCGCCGGCTTCGGCAGGTTGGGGTTCTGGGCGCGATGTCGGTGAAAGCTCTGAGCCTAGAAAACGGCAGAAGACTTCGCACCGCAGCGCTGCTGAGGACGAGGCGAGAAAGGAGAAGCGGCTGGCCaagcttgtcggcgaggtggtcgtccGCTCCATGTCCAAGTACAAGGAGCAGATGGAGCACGAGACGTTCAAGCGCTACGCCAAGGAG TGCACGATGATTCTTGTGGACAAGGAGAAGCGTGGCCACTCGTACACTGCCCATCGTCACCCCTCGCTCtccgaggagaagaaggccaagatcAAGGCGTTCACCAAGGAGTATGCGCACAAGGTgctcaagaagctcaaggccaagggcaagtTGAAAGACCCTCGCAAGACAGAGTCGAGCTCGCAAACTCACTGGTCGCCCGCGAAGAACGACTCGACGCCATCAGCCACGCCTGGAAAGAGCGCCTCTACGCCGTCGGGCAGCTTGACCCAGgacacgccgcgcggcggctcACAGATCCTGGACGAGATGTTCGGTGTGGatgacaacgacgacgactacgccAATGGCCacggggacggcgacgacagcatgGACGTGGACTCTGACCGGCCCATAACTCCGGCGGCATCGTCACccatgtcgacgccggcctcggcaacgTTTGCGCCGGCCAAGGCTGTTGTGGTCGAGAGAGCCAGCGGGCCTTTCCTTCCCAGTCGCGCTGCGTCTGGACCGATTGTGCTGGACCGCGTTGACCGCGTGTCGCTGTCGGGCTCACAGCGGCAGAGTTAG
- the sorT_0 gene encoding Major facilitator-type transporter sorT, which yields MSDTKDQQHHLEAERRVSQGDSVATDVTAVITEKDKEKATSPAATATSPKPHHHVDVPLSDPPYVGPFGGASPEGYDAELGLSPARSRAEAQENQVLEQKIEDGEDPWVVTFDEGDKRNPKNWSSARKWYITILTSGLVFNSSFASSAPSGITQDVKAYFRISNEVAVLCISLFVAGYILGPILWGPLSEVYGRRIIFIISFVFYTGFQVGCALSRNTASILVFRFLGGTFAAAPLTNSGACLADIYHPADRGPAMGLFAVAPFAGPSIAPIVSGLIQTTHTNWRWLYWVLTIFAGACLALIVFTLPETYPPTILVRIAKQKRKETGDDRWYAPLERRPAQSWAKRVNDILLKPFVILALEPMLMAITIYMSFIYGIIYLLFEAFPFVFIKNHHFNAATNGVAFLGFFMGGNVAAVIYILFTDRHYRKYVKSIAPEKPAPEVRLLASRLTSVVLAISMFWFAWTSYPSVHWISPVLATALLGFSVQTIFVGLFNYIIDSYLWVAASALAGATVVRASFGAGFPLFASQMYDKLGTQWASCLLAFLALAMAPIPFVLIKYGPALRARSKFSPT from the exons ATGTCAGACACCAAAGACCAGCAGCATCACCTCGAGGCTGAGCGGCGCGTGAGCCAGGGCGACTCGGTCGCGACGGACGTCACGGCCGTGATTACAGAaaaggacaaggagaaggcgacctcgccagccgccactgccacctCGCCCAAGCCGCACCACCACGTCGACGTGCCGCTCTCCGATCCGCCGTATGTCGGGCCgttcggcggcgccagcccaGAGGGctacgacgccgagctgggcctctcgcccgcgcgcagccgcgccgaggcgcaggagAACCAGGTGCTCGAGCAGAAGAttgaggacggcgaggacccCTGGGTCGTGACGTttgacgagggcgacaagcGTAACCCAAAG AACTGGTCGTCCGCACGCAAGTGGTACATCACGATCCTGACCTCTGGCCTCGTCTTCAACTCGTCCTttgcgtcctcggcgccctcgggTATCACGCAGGACGTCAAGGCCTACTTCCGCATCTCGAACGAGGTCGCCGTGCTGTGCATCTCGCTCTTTGTCGCCGGGTACATCCTCGGCCCGATCCTCTGGGGCCCCCTGAGCGAGGTGTATGGCCGGCGGATCATCTTCATCATCAGCTTTGTCTTCTACACTGGCTTCCAGGTGGGGTGTGCGCTGTCGCGCAACACGGCCTCTATCCTCGTCTTCCGCTTCCTTGGTGGCACgttcgccgcggcgccgctgaccAACTCGGGCGCATGCCTCGCCGACATCTACCACCCCGCTGACCGCGGCCCCGCGATGGGCCTGTTCGCCGTCGCGCCTTTCGCTGGCCCGTCGATCGCGCCCATCGTCAGCGGCCTCATCCAGACTACGCACACCAACTGGCGCTGGCTGTACTGGGTCCTCACGATCTTCGCCGGCGCAtgcctcgcgctcatcgtcTTCACGCTCCCCGAGACGTACCCGCCCACGATCCTCGTCCGGATCGCAAAgcagaagcgcaaggagaCGGGCGACGACAGGTGGTACGCGCCGCTTgagcgccgccccgcgcagTCGTGGGCCAAGCGCGTCAACGACATCCTCCTCAAGCCGTTTGTCattcttgccctcgagcccATGCTCATGGCAATCACAATCTACATGAGCTTCATCTACGGCATCATCTACCTGCTGTTCGAGGCCTTCCCGTTCGTCTTCATCAAGAACCACCACTTCAATGCCGCGACCAACGgcgtcgccttcctcggcttcttcATGGGCGGCAACGTTGCCGCTGTCATCTACATCCTCTTCACGGACCGCCACTACCGCAAGTATGTAAAGTCTATCGCCCCGGAAAAGCCAGCGCCAGAAGTCCGCCTCCTCGCTTCCCGCCTCACGtccgtcgtcctcgccatctccATGTTCTGGTTCGCGTGGACTTCGTACCCGTCCGTCCACTGGATCTCGCCCGTCCTCGCTaccgcgctgctcggcttCTCTGTCCAGACAATCTTTGTCGGCCTATTCAACTACATTATCGACTCGTACCTCTGGGTCGCGGCAAGTGCCCTCGCAGGCGCCACCGTCGTGCGTGCCTCCTTTGGTGCTGGCTTCCCCCTCTTCGCGTCCCAGATGTACGACAAGCTCGGGACCCAGTGGGCGTCGTGtctcctcgccttccttgcCCTCGCCATGGCACCCATCCCGTTCGTGCTCATCAAGTACGGCCCGGCCCTGCGCGCCAGGTCCAAGTTCTCCCCCACGTAG